From one Planococcus citri chromosome 3, ihPlaCitr1.1, whole genome shotgun sequence genomic stretch:
- the LOC135839389 gene encoding tubulin beta chain-like isoform X1: MREIVHIQAGQCGNQIGAKFWQVISEEHGIDYNGYFKGHSPMQLERINVYYNEGQGSSKSEGESKYVPRAVLLDLEPGTMDSIRSGPYGVLFRPDNFVFGQLGAGNNWAKGHYTEGAELVDSVLDVVRRESENCDCMQGFQLTHSLGGGTGSGLGTLLISKIREEYPDRIMNTYSVMPSPKVSETVVEPYNATLSVHQLVENTDESYCIDNEALYDICFRTLKLTNPTYGDLNHLVSLTMSGVTTCLRFPGQLNADLRKLAVNMVPFPRLHFFLPGFAPLTSRNSQSYRSLSVPELTKQMFDARNMMVACDPRHGRYLTVAAVFRGRMSMKEIDEQMLFIQHKNSNYFVDWIPNNVKTAVCDIPPCGLKMSATFIGNTTAIQELFKRIGEQFSAMYKRKAFLHWYTGEGMDEMEFSEAESNVLDLVSEYQQYQEAGTEDDYLGEEYEEEEEADCK, encoded by the exons TTTTGGCAAGTTATATCCGAAGAGCATGGGATTGATTATAACGGTTACTTCAAGGGACATTCGCCTATGCAACTTGAAAGAATTAATGTTTACTATAATGAAGGACAAG GAAGTTCAAAATCCGAAGGAGAATCTAAATACGTTCCCAGAGCAGTGCTGCTCGATTTGGAGCCAGGTACCATGGATTCGATTCGATCGGGGCCTTATGGAGTGCTCTTTCGACCGGATAATTTCGTTTTCGGACAACTAGGCGCTGGTAATAATTGGGCCAAGGGGCATTACACCGAAGGAGCCGAATTGGTCGATTCTGTTCTGGATGTGGTGCGAAGAGAGAGCGAAAATTGCGACTGTATGCAA GGTTTCCAGTTGACTCATTCTTTGGGCGGTGGAACAGGATCCGGTTTGGGTACGCTTTTAATATCGAAAATACGCGAAGAATATCCGGATCGAATCATGAACACTTACTCAGTTATGCCTTCACCAAAG GTCTCAGAAACAGTAGTAGAACCTTACAACGCGACCCTGTCGGTCCATCAATTGGTAGAAAATACCGACGAATCGTACTGTATCGATAACGAAGCTTTATACGATATTTGTTTTCGTACTTTAAAATTAACCAATCCTACTTACGGCGACTTGAATCATCTAGTGTCGTTAACGATGTCAGGAGTTACGACTTGTTTAAGATTTCCCGGCCAATTAAACGCAGATTTGAGAAAGCTAGCTGTGAACATGGTGCCTTTCCCTAGATTGCATTTCTTTTTGCCTGGATTCGCACCGTTGACTTCTCGAAACAGTCAATCGTATCGTTCGCTTTCTGTACCGGAGCTGACTAAACAAATGTTTGACGCTAGGAACATGATGGTAGCCTGTGATCCGAGACATGGGCGTTATTTGACTGTAGCTGCTGTATTCAG AGGTCGAATGTCCATGAAAGAGATAGACGAACAAATGTTATTCATTCAGCACAAAAATAGTAATTACTTCGTAGACTGGATTCCAAACAACGTGAAAACTGCAGTATGTGATATACCTCCTTGTGGACTGAAAATGAGCGCAACGTTTATCGGAAACACTACAGCTATTCAAGAATTATTTAAGAGAATCGGCGAACAATTTTCGGCTATGTATAAAAGGAAAGCTTTCTTACACTGGTATACCGGAGAAGGAATGGATGAGATGGAGTTTTCCGAAGCTGAGTCCAATGTGCTCGATTTGGTGTCGGAATATCAACAGTATCAG GAAGCTGGAACAGAAGATGATTACTTGGGCGAAGAATacgaagaggaagaagaagcAGATTGTAAATAA
- the LOC135839389 gene encoding tubulin beta chain-like isoform X2, giving the protein MREIVHIQAGQCGNQIGAKFWQVISEEHGIDYNGYFKGHSPMQLERINVYYNEGQGSSKSEGESKYVPRAVLLDLEPGTMDSIRSGPYGVLFRPDNFVFGQLGAGNNWAKGHYTEGAELVDSVLDVVRRESENCDCMQGFQLTHSLGGGTGSGLGTLLISKIREEYPDRIMNTYSVMPSPKVSETVVEPYNATLSVHQLVENTDESYCIDNEALYDICFRTLKLTNPTYGDLNHLVSLTMSGVTTCLRFPGQLNADLRKLAVNMVPFPRLHFFLPGFAPLTSRNSQSYRSLSVPELTKQMFDARNMMVACDPRHGRYLTVAAVFRGRMSMKEIDEQMLFIQHKNSNYFVDWIPNNVKTAVCDIPPCGLKMSATFIGNTTAIQELFKRIGEQFSAMYKRKAFLHWYTGEGMDEMEFSEAESNVLDLVSEYQQYQEAGTEDDYLGEEYEEEEEAD; this is encoded by the exons TTTTGGCAAGTTATATCCGAAGAGCATGGGATTGATTATAACGGTTACTTCAAGGGACATTCGCCTATGCAACTTGAAAGAATTAATGTTTACTATAATGAAGGACAAG GAAGTTCAAAATCCGAAGGAGAATCTAAATACGTTCCCAGAGCAGTGCTGCTCGATTTGGAGCCAGGTACCATGGATTCGATTCGATCGGGGCCTTATGGAGTGCTCTTTCGACCGGATAATTTCGTTTTCGGACAACTAGGCGCTGGTAATAATTGGGCCAAGGGGCATTACACCGAAGGAGCCGAATTGGTCGATTCTGTTCTGGATGTGGTGCGAAGAGAGAGCGAAAATTGCGACTGTATGCAA GGTTTCCAGTTGACTCATTCTTTGGGCGGTGGAACAGGATCCGGTTTGGGTACGCTTTTAATATCGAAAATACGCGAAGAATATCCGGATCGAATCATGAACACTTACTCAGTTATGCCTTCACCAAAG GTCTCAGAAACAGTAGTAGAACCTTACAACGCGACCCTGTCGGTCCATCAATTGGTAGAAAATACCGACGAATCGTACTGTATCGATAACGAAGCTTTATACGATATTTGTTTTCGTACTTTAAAATTAACCAATCCTACTTACGGCGACTTGAATCATCTAGTGTCGTTAACGATGTCAGGAGTTACGACTTGTTTAAGATTTCCCGGCCAATTAAACGCAGATTTGAGAAAGCTAGCTGTGAACATGGTGCCTTTCCCTAGATTGCATTTCTTTTTGCCTGGATTCGCACCGTTGACTTCTCGAAACAGTCAATCGTATCGTTCGCTTTCTGTACCGGAGCTGACTAAACAAATGTTTGACGCTAGGAACATGATGGTAGCCTGTGATCCGAGACATGGGCGTTATTTGACTGTAGCTGCTGTATTCAG AGGTCGAATGTCCATGAAAGAGATAGACGAACAAATGTTATTCATTCAGCACAAAAATAGTAATTACTTCGTAGACTGGATTCCAAACAACGTGAAAACTGCAGTATGTGATATACCTCCTTGTGGACTGAAAATGAGCGCAACGTTTATCGGAAACACTACAGCTATTCAAGAATTATTTAAGAGAATCGGCGAACAATTTTCGGCTATGTATAAAAGGAAAGCTTTCTTACACTGGTATACCGGAGAAGGAATGGATGAGATGGAGTTTTCCGAAGCTGAGTCCAATGTGCTCGATTTGGTGTCGGAATATCAACAGTATCAG GAAGCTGGAACAGAAGATGATTACTTGGGCGAAGAATacgaagaggaagaagaagcAGATT aa
- the Fib gene encoding rRNA 2'-O-methyltransferase fibrillarin, with translation MGKPSFERGGGGRGGGGGGFNRNSFGGRGGGDRNSGGGRGGFGGGRGGRGGGGGFGGGRGGGGRGGGGRGGFGGRGGGGRGGGGRGGGGRGGGGGGKFKGGKTVIIEPHRHGGVFIARGKEDALVTRNMVVGDSVYGEKRIVVENEGEKVEYRVWNPFRSKLAAAILGGIEEIHMPPGCKVLYLGAASGTTVSHVSDIVGPEGLVYAVEFSHRSGRDLLNVAKKRTNIIPIIEDARHPLKYRMLVGMVDCIFADVAQPDQARIVAINAQHYLKNNGHFVISIKANCIDSTAEPEAVFANEVKKLQADKLKPKEQLTLEPYERDHAVVVGVYRSAAAKK, from the coding sequence ATGGGTAAACCAAGCTTCGAACGTGGAGGCGGTGGacgcggcggcggcggcggtggttTTAATCGAAACTCATTCGGAGGCAGAGGAGGCGGCGATCGTAACAGCGGCGGTGGCCGAGGAGGTTTCGGAGGAGGCCGTGGTGGTcgtggtggcggcggcggcttCGGTGGAGGTCGAGGAGGCGGTGGTCGTGGCGGCGGCGGTCGTGGCGGTTTCGGTGGTCGAGGCGGCGGTGGTCGTGGAGGCGGCGGTCGAGGCGGTGGAGGTCGTGGAGGCGGCGGCGGAGGTAAATTCAAAGGTGGAAAAACGGTCATCATCGAACCTCACAGACACGGAGGTGTATTCATCGCTAGAGGCAAAGAAGACGCTCTGGTCACTCGTAACATGGTGGTCGGCGACTCGGTCTACGGTGAGAAACGTATCGTTGTCGAGAACGAAGGCGAAAAAGTCGAATACAGAGTGTGGAATCCGTTCAGGTCGAAGTTAGCCGCCGCTATTCTAGGCGGTATCGAAGAAATACACATGCCACCCGGTTGTAAAGTATTGTATCTCGGTGCCGCATCCGGTACGACCGTATCTCACGTATCCGATATCGTCGGACCCGAAGGTTTAGTTTACGCCGTAGAATTTTCTCACCGTTCCGGACGTGATTTATTGAACGTAGCTAAGAAAAGGACTAATATTATTCCAATTATCGAGGATGCCAGACATCCGCTCAAGTACCGTATGCTAGTCGGAATGGTCGACTGTATTTTCGCCGACGTCGCGCAACCAGACCAAGCTAGAATCGTAGCCATCAACGCGCAACACTATCTGAAGAATAATGGTCATTTTGTGATATCCATCAAAGCTAATTGTATCGACAGTACCGCCGAACCAGAGGCAGTCTTTGCCaacgaagtgaaaaaattacaagccGATAAACTGAAACCGAAAGAGCAACTTACTCTCGAACCTTACGAGCGTGATCACGCTGTTGTCGTAGGTGTCTATAGATCAGCTGCTGCTAAGAAATGA